A section of the Hemitrygon akajei chromosome 8, sHemAka1.3, whole genome shotgun sequence genome encodes:
- the LOC140731826 gene encoding hydroxycarboxylic acid receptor 2-like isoform X1, with amino-acid sequence MVKWRRGETLLEVQEINIHANRLEATQTEYKVLFLQPKCGLITAMEKAMDGHIGMEMMASMEKTSNSSPTVRTNGSCFFDEQSLTRMMPPALTIFFILAVSFNSLTLWIFCSQVKKKAPIDILLLNLCLGDLLFSFTYPLVITYHSNNNHWIFGEFVCKLQTFFIYFILMTSVFFLTCISIYRCYMVLKPIQSKNRLTKKCTIALSILIWLLTGFVTFPAFSRTRVFKMNGRIHCMSLNHPDIKKVLQSSTVKLFILSFVTPFVTLLVSTLLVQRKLANLTLAARSQKSQYAVRMMIVILCIFVICFLPINVARLVISTVGMKNCTLFQQLGVAYYYCLLAIYSNTILDPIVYFYASTKYRTMFINTIKGMGFCKKLPGVVSNTQSTSESTV; translated from the exons atggtgaagtggaGGAGGGGGGAGACATTATTGGAAGtacaagaaatcaatattcatgccaacagattggaggctactcagacggaatacaaggtgttgttcctccaacccaagtgtggccttatcacagcaatggagaaggccatggatggacatattggaatggaaatg ATGGCTTCCATGGAAAAAACAAGCAATTCATCACCTACAGTCAGAACTAATGGATCGTGCTTCTTCGATGAACAATCCCTCACAAGAATGATGCCTCCAGCACTTACAATCTTCTTCATTTTAGCTGTAAGCTTTAACAGTCTAACACTATGGATATTCTGTTCACAAGTGAAGAAAAAGGCCCCAATTGATATTTTGTTGTTAAATCTATGTCTGGGTGACCTGCTTTTCTCATTCACCTATCCGCTTGTAATCACTTATCACAGCAACAATAACCACTGGATATTTGGAGAATTTGTGTGCAAACTCCAAACCTTCTTCATCTATTTCATCTTGATGACAAGTGTCTTCTTCCTGACGTGCATCAGTATTTATCGATGTTACATGGTCCTCAAGCCCATTCAGTCCAAGAACAGGCTTACAAAGAAATGTACCATTGCCCTTTCTATCTTGATCTGGTTGTTAACTGGCTTTGTTACATTCCCGGCTTTTTCTCGGACCAGGGTCTTTAAAATGAATGGAAGAATACATTGTATGAGCTTAAATCATCCAGATATCAAGAAAGTATTACAATCTTCTACAGTTAAGTTAtttattctgtcttttgtaaCTCCATTTGTTACCTTGCTGGTGTCAACTTTACTTGTTCAAAGGAAACTGGCCAATTTAACATTAGCTGCACGTTCACAAAAATCCCAATATGCTGTCCGGATGATGATAGTAATATTGTGCATCTTTGTAATATGCTTTCTTCCTATAAATGTAGCACGTTTAGTTATTTCCACTGTGGGTATGAAGAACTGCACACTTTTCCAACAACTTGGAGTAGCTTACTACTACTGTCTTCTTGCCATTTATTCTAATACTATCCTGGATCCTATTGTGTACTTCTACGCCAGCACCAAATATCGGACAATGTTCATTAACACCATTAAGGGCATGGGGTTTTGTAAAAAGCTGCCTGGAGTAGTCAGCAACACCCAATCAACCAGCGAGTCAAcagtgtga
- the LOC140731826 gene encoding hydroxycarboxylic acid receptor 3-like isoform X2 — protein sequence MEKAMDGHIGMEMMASMEKTSNSSPTVRTNGSCFFDEQSLTRMMPPALTIFFILAVSFNSLTLWIFCSQVKKKAPIDILLLNLCLGDLLFSFTYPLVITYHSNNNHWIFGEFVCKLQTFFIYFILMTSVFFLTCISIYRCYMVLKPIQSKNRLTKKCTIALSILIWLLTGFVTFPAFSRTRVFKMNGRIHCMSLNHPDIKKVLQSSTVKLFILSFVTPFVTLLVSTLLVQRKLANLTLAARSQKSQYAVRMMIVILCIFVICFLPINVARLVISTVGMKNCTLFQQLGVAYYYCLLAIYSNTILDPIVYFYASTKYRTMFINTIKGMGFCKKLPGVVSNTQSTSESTV from the exons atggagaaggccatggatggacatattggaatggaaatg ATGGCTTCCATGGAAAAAACAAGCAATTCATCACCTACAGTCAGAACTAATGGATCGTGCTTCTTCGATGAACAATCCCTCACAAGAATGATGCCTCCAGCACTTACAATCTTCTTCATTTTAGCTGTAAGCTTTAACAGTCTAACACTATGGATATTCTGTTCACAAGTGAAGAAAAAGGCCCCAATTGATATTTTGTTGTTAAATCTATGTCTGGGTGACCTGCTTTTCTCATTCACCTATCCGCTTGTAATCACTTATCACAGCAACAATAACCACTGGATATTTGGAGAATTTGTGTGCAAACTCCAAACCTTCTTCATCTATTTCATCTTGATGACAAGTGTCTTCTTCCTGACGTGCATCAGTATTTATCGATGTTACATGGTCCTCAAGCCCATTCAGTCCAAGAACAGGCTTACAAAGAAATGTACCATTGCCCTTTCTATCTTGATCTGGTTGTTAACTGGCTTTGTTACATTCCCGGCTTTTTCTCGGACCAGGGTCTTTAAAATGAATGGAAGAATACATTGTATGAGCTTAAATCATCCAGATATCAAGAAAGTATTACAATCTTCTACAGTTAAGTTAtttattctgtcttttgtaaCTCCATTTGTTACCTTGCTGGTGTCAACTTTACTTGTTCAAAGGAAACTGGCCAATTTAACATTAGCTGCACGTTCACAAAAATCCCAATATGCTGTCCGGATGATGATAGTAATATTGTGCATCTTTGTAATATGCTTTCTTCCTATAAATGTAGCACGTTTAGTTATTTCCACTGTGGGTATGAAGAACTGCACACTTTTCCAACAACTTGGAGTAGCTTACTACTACTGTCTTCTTGCCATTTATTCTAATACTATCCTGGATCCTATTGTGTACTTCTACGCCAGCACCAAATATCGGACAATGTTCATTAACACCATTAAGGGCATGGGGTTTTGTAAAAAGCTGCCTGGAGTAGTCAGCAACACCCAATCAACCAGCGAGTCAAcagtgtga